A single genomic interval of Cupriavidus sp. MP-37 harbors:
- a CDS encoding transglutaminase family protein translates to MKYKIHHHTVYRYAEPVRRSVHEVRLQPRSGPLQTVDYWQLSTPGNPSAARDGFGNIVHNFTVAGPATTIAIEASGEVEVLPPHGELDRDGHHAFCDAPPDGEARVSPLYFLGSTPLTTAPPEMQAFAAPFLAAGHDIDALLALARGIGERVRYKPNTTDVGTSAAEAFALGSGVCQDQAQVMVAACRALGIPARYVSGYFYDPAATELASHAWADVCLDPAGEIWCSIDITHGCLTDERHIRLAVGRDYASAAPVRGILDGGAGETLEVNVTITPLTT, encoded by the coding sequence GTGAAATACAAGATCCACCACCATACCGTCTACCGCTACGCCGAACCGGTGCGGCGCAGCGTGCACGAAGTGCGGCTGCAGCCGCGCTCGGGTCCGCTGCAGACCGTTGACTACTGGCAGCTGTCGACGCCGGGCAACCCGTCGGCGGCCCGCGACGGCTTCGGCAACATCGTGCACAACTTCACGGTGGCCGGGCCGGCCACCACCATCGCGATCGAAGCCAGCGGCGAAGTCGAAGTGCTGCCGCCGCATGGCGAGCTCGACCGCGACGGGCACCATGCGTTCTGCGACGCGCCGCCGGATGGCGAGGCGCGGGTGTCGCCGCTGTACTTCCTCGGCAGCACGCCGCTGACCACGGCGCCGCCCGAGATGCAGGCGTTTGCCGCGCCGTTCCTGGCGGCGGGGCATGACATCGATGCGCTGCTGGCGCTGGCGCGCGGCATCGGCGAGCGGGTGCGCTACAAGCCCAACACCACCGATGTCGGCACTTCGGCCGCCGAGGCCTTTGCGCTGGGCAGCGGCGTGTGCCAGGACCAAGCGCAGGTGATGGTGGCGGCATGCCGGGCGCTGGGCATCCCGGCGCGCTATGTCAGCGGCTATTTCTACGACCCGGCCGCGACCGAACTGGCCAGCCACGCCTGGGCCGATGTGTGCCTGGACCCGGCTGGCGAAATCTGGTGCAGCATCGACATCACCCATGGCTGCCTGACCGACGAACGCCATATCCGGCTGGCGGTGGGTCGCGATTACGCGTCGGCGGCACCAGTGCGGGGCATCCTGGACGGCGGCGCCGGCGAGACGCTGGAAGTCAATGTAACCATCACGCCACTTACGACCTGA
- the edd gene encoding phosphogluconate dehydratase → MPSAVHAELQAVTDRIVARSRASRAAYLARCERAQAELGPLRGMSCANLAHGFAALPASDKLKLRVDHAPNLGIVTAYNDMLSAHQPYERYPAVIREAARAVGAVAQVAGGVPAMCDGITQGNAGMELSLFSRDAIAMGTAVALSHNTFDAALMLGVCDKIVPGLLMGALQFGHLPMVFVPAGPMASGLPNKEKARVRQLYATGQVGRDALLEAECQAYHGAGTCTFYGTANSNQFLMEIMGLHLPGAAFVHPDSGLRDALTAAAAQRAIALRARGDSYLPLARIVDERAIANAMVGLLATGGSTNHTIHLVAMARAAGIMIDWNDFDLLSRITPLLARVYPNGSADVNHFHAAGGAGFVIRELLQAGLLHEDVQTVAGPGLARYTQEPVMSDGVLQWRDGAAQSGDPQVLATAAAPFSTEGGLRLMQGNLGRGVIKVSAVAPEHRVVEAPVRVFDSQEALQAAFDAGELGGDLIAVVRFQGPNANGMPELHRLTPVLGALQDAGHQVALVTDGRMSGASGKVPAVIHVGPEALAGGALARVRDGDRIRVDAVTGTLQWLGDESEFAARAPARAPADRFAQFSLGRGLFGLFRRHARIAEEGASALDLSEMDAGAAGDHGDTAAVRSVAQ, encoded by the coding sequence ATGCCTTCCGCCGTCCATGCCGAGCTTCAGGCCGTTACCGACCGCATCGTTGCGCGCAGCCGCGCCAGCCGTGCCGCCTACCTTGCCCGCTGCGAACGCGCGCAGGCGGAACTGGGGCCGCTGCGCGGCATGTCCTGCGCCAACCTGGCGCATGGCTTTGCCGCGCTCCCCGCCAGCGACAAGCTGAAGCTGCGCGTCGACCATGCGCCCAACCTGGGCATCGTCACCGCGTACAACGACATGCTGTCGGCGCACCAGCCCTACGAGCGCTATCCCGCCGTGATCCGCGAGGCCGCGCGCGCGGTCGGCGCGGTGGCGCAGGTGGCGGGCGGCGTGCCGGCGATGTGCGATGGCATCACGCAAGGCAACGCCGGCATGGAGCTGTCGCTGTTCTCGCGCGATGCGATTGCCATGGGCACCGCGGTGGCGCTGTCGCACAACACCTTCGATGCCGCGCTGATGCTGGGGGTGTGCGACAAGATCGTGCCGGGGCTGCTGATGGGCGCGCTGCAGTTCGGCCACCTGCCGATGGTGTTCGTGCCCGCGGGCCCGATGGCGAGCGGGCTGCCCAACAAGGAAAAGGCGCGCGTGCGCCAGCTCTACGCCACCGGCCAGGTGGGACGCGACGCGCTGCTGGAAGCCGAATGCCAGGCCTATCACGGCGCCGGCACCTGCACCTTCTACGGCACCGCCAACAGCAACCAGTTCCTGATGGAAATCATGGGCCTGCACCTGCCGGGCGCGGCCTTCGTCCATCCCGACAGCGGCCTGCGCGACGCGCTGACGGCCGCGGCGGCGCAGCGCGCGATCGCGCTGCGCGCGCGCGGCGACAGCTACCTGCCGCTGGCGCGCATCGTCGACGAACGCGCCATCGCCAATGCCATGGTCGGCCTGCTGGCCACCGGCGGCTCCACCAACCACACCATCCACCTGGTGGCGATGGCGCGCGCCGCCGGCATCATGATCGACTGGAACGACTTCGACCTGCTGTCGCGCATCACGCCGCTGCTGGCGCGGGTCTATCCCAATGGCTCGGCCGATGTGAACCACTTCCATGCCGCCGGCGGCGCCGGCTTCGTGATCCGCGAACTGCTGCAGGCCGGCCTGCTGCACGAGGACGTGCAGACCGTGGCCGGCCCGGGCCTGGCCCGTTACACGCAGGAACCCGTGATGAGCGACGGCGTGCTGCAATGGCGCGACGGCGCCGCGCAGAGCGGCGACCCGCAGGTGCTGGCGACGGCCGCCGCGCCGTTCTCCACCGAGGGCGGCCTGCGACTGATGCAGGGCAACCTGGGCCGCGGCGTGATCAAGGTCTCGGCCGTGGCGCCGGAGCACCGCGTGGTCGAAGCCCCGGTGCGGGTGTTCGATTCGCAGGAGGCGCTGCAGGCGGCGTTCGATGCCGGCGAACTGGGCGGCGACCTGATCGCAGTGGTGCGTTTCCAGGGGCCGAATGCCAACGGCATGCCGGAACTGCACCGGCTGACCCCCGTGCTGGGCGCGCTGCAGGACGCCGGCCACCAGGTGGCGCTGGTGACCGACGGCCGCATGTCCGGCGCCTCGGGCAAGGTGCCGGCGGTGATCCACGTCGGCCCGGAGGCGTTGGCGGGCGGCGCGCTGGCGCGCGTGCGCGATGGCGACCGCATCCGGGTCGACGCCGTAACCGGCACGCTGCAATGGCTGGGCGACGAAAGCGAATTCGCGGCGCGCGCGCCGGCGCGCGCGCCGGCTGACCGGTTCGCGCAGTTCAGCCTGGGGCGCGGCCTGTTCGGCCTGTTCCGGCGCCACGCACGGATCGCGGAAGAGGGCGCCAGCGCACTCGACCTGTCCGAGATGGATGCCGGCGCCGCGGGCGACCACGGCGATACCGCCGCGGTGCGATCCGTCGCACAATAG
- a CDS encoding alpha-E domain-containing protein, with product MLSRTADHLFWMARYTERAENTARMLDVNYQTSLLPQSAEVAEQGWWAMLDISELTEVFDHKYGLLSRDDVIDFMVRDMTNASSIMSCLRAARENARAVRGSLTTEVWETVNTTWLEVQRLIADGVLKEDPARFFEWVKFRSHLARGVQFGTMLKDDAFHFMRLGTFLERADNTARILDVKFQTSSGGDGGEARNGAGPGAEPDQSGPNDFYHWAAILRSVSGFEVYRKVYRAVITPQRVAELLILRPDMPRSLVSSMDEVVSILHTVRNQHSAETERQAGKLHADLKYARIDDIFAVGLHAYLTSFLERIGDLGNGISRDFLVPLQAA from the coding sequence ATGCTGAGCCGCACCGCCGACCACCTGTTCTGGATGGCCCGCTACACCGAGCGCGCCGAGAACACCGCGCGCATGCTCGACGTCAACTACCAGACCTCGCTGTTGCCGCAATCGGCGGAAGTGGCAGAGCAGGGCTGGTGGGCGATGCTCGATATCTCGGAACTGACCGAGGTCTTCGACCACAAGTACGGCCTGCTGTCGCGCGACGACGTGATCGACTTCATGGTGCGCGACATGACCAATGCCTCGTCCATCATGAGCTGCCTGCGCGCGGCGCGCGAGAACGCGCGCGCGGTGCGCGGCTCGCTCACCACCGAGGTCTGGGAAACGGTCAACACCACCTGGCTGGAGGTGCAGCGCCTGATCGCCGACGGCGTGCTGAAGGAAGACCCGGCGCGTTTCTTCGAATGGGTCAAGTTCCGCTCGCACCTGGCGCGCGGGGTGCAGTTCGGCACCATGCTCAAGGATGATGCCTTCCACTTCATGCGCCTGGGCACCTTCCTGGAGCGCGCCGACAATACCGCGCGCATACTCGACGTCAAGTTCCAGACCTCTTCCGGCGGGGACGGCGGAGAGGCTCGGAATGGCGCCGGGCCGGGGGCCGAACCTGACCAGAGCGGCCCCAACGACTTCTACCACTGGGCGGCGATCCTGCGTTCGGTATCGGGCTTCGAGGTCTACCGCAAGGTCTATCGCGCGGTGATCACGCCGCAGCGCGTGGCCGAGCTGCTGATCCTGCGCCCGGACATGCCGCGTTCGCTGGTGTCGAGCATGGACGAGGTGGTGTCCATCCTGCATACGGTGCGCAACCAGCATTCGGCGGAAACCGAGCGGCAGGCTGGTAAACTCCACGCCGACCTGAAGTACGCACGTATCGACGATATCTTTGCCGTCGGCCTGCATGCGTACCTGACCAGCTTCCTGGAGCGCATCGGCGACCTCGGCAACGGCATCAGCCGGGACTTCCTGGTGCCGCTGCAGGCGGCCTGA
- a CDS encoding gluconokinase, translating to MIYILMGVSGSGKTTVGQLLAQRLGCGFHDADDFHSDANKAKMHAGIPLTDEDRWPWLAAMRAAIDSARAEGRTHVFTCSALRQAYRDRLTPPDGGVTFVFMKGDASLIGQRLSARTEHFFNPELLQSQFDTLEEPGDALTLDIRQPPEVLVDTILGATVRQGAGAAR from the coding sequence ATGATCTATATCCTGATGGGCGTTTCCGGCAGCGGCAAGACCACGGTCGGCCAGTTGCTGGCGCAGCGGCTGGGCTGCGGCTTCCATGACGCCGATGACTTCCACAGCGATGCCAACAAGGCCAAGATGCACGCCGGCATCCCGCTCACCGACGAAGACCGCTGGCCGTGGCTGGCGGCGATGCGCGCGGCCATCGACTCGGCCCGGGCCGAAGGCCGCACCCATGTGTTCACCTGCTCGGCGCTGCGCCAGGCGTACCGCGACCGGCTGACCCCGCCCGATGGCGGCGTGACCTTCGTGTTCATGAAGGGCGATGCGTCGCTGATCGGCCAGCGCCTGTCGGCGCGCACCGAGCACTTCTTCAACCCCGAGCTGCTGCAAAGCCAGTTCGATACGCTGGAAGAACCCGGCGACGCGCTCACGCTCGATATCCGCCAGCCGCCCGAGGTGCTAGTCGACACCATCCTCGGAGCCACCGTACGGCAGGGCGCCGGCGCGGCGCGCTGA
- a CDS encoding MurR/RpiR family transcriptional regulator, translated as MRDRILAVYDTLRPSERRLADYVARHGAAVIRLSMPELAARAGVSQPTIARFCAALGYDGFREFKLQFAQNVGGGTPFVHQDVAADDRPADIAGKVFDRTIATLMSVRNALSADQIEHGIRLLAGARRIEFYGCGNSGIVALDIQHKFFRLGVPTVAYADPHVFSMSAALLAPGDVAVLVSNSGRTWDMLTAATLARSSGASVLALTHSGSPLARLADVCVFSDVEEDSEVYTPMTSRISHLVLGDVLAAGVALARADTVAPRLQRAKAHLRERRIAGSEPAPARSRARTAAAGPAARAGRRKAG; from the coding sequence ATGCGCGACCGCATTCTTGCCGTCTACGACACCCTTCGTCCTTCAGAACGCCGCCTGGCCGACTATGTCGCCCGCCACGGCGCCGCCGTGATCCGGCTGTCGATGCCGGAACTGGCCGCGCGCGCCGGCGTGTCGCAACCGACCATCGCGCGCTTCTGCGCGGCGCTGGGCTACGACGGCTTCCGCGAATTCAAGCTGCAGTTCGCGCAGAACGTCGGCGGCGGCACGCCCTTCGTGCACCAGGATGTCGCCGCCGACGACCGCCCGGCGGACATCGCCGGCAAGGTGTTCGACCGCACCATCGCCACGCTGATGAGCGTGCGCAACGCCTTGTCGGCCGACCAGATCGAGCACGGCATCCGGCTGCTCGCCGGTGCGCGGCGCATCGAGTTCTATGGCTGCGGCAACTCCGGCATCGTTGCGCTGGATATCCAGCACAAGTTCTTCCGCCTGGGCGTGCCGACCGTCGCCTATGCCGACCCGCACGTGTTCAGCATGTCGGCGGCGCTGCTGGCCCCGGGCGACGTGGCGGTGCTGGTTTCCAACAGCGGCCGCACCTGGGACATGCTGACCGCCGCCACGCTGGCGCGCAGCAGCGGCGCGAGCGTGCTGGCGCTGACCCATAGCGGCTCGCCGCTGGCCCGGCTCGCCGATGTCTGCGTGTTCTCTGACGTCGAGGAAGACAGCGAGGTCTACACGCCGATGACTTCGCGTATCAGCCATCTGGTGCTGGGCGACGTGCTCGCCGCCGGCGTCGCGCTGGCGCGTGCGGACACCGTCGCGCCGCGCCTGCAGCGCGCCAAGGCGCATCTGCGCGAGCGGCGCATCGCCGGTAGCGAGCCGGCGCCGGCCCGAAGCCGCGCGCGCACAGCGGCGGCGGGGCCCGCGGCGCGCGCCGGTCGCCGCAAGGCCGGTTGA
- a CDS encoding peptidase: protein MTYCVAMRLDAGLVFLSDSRTNAGVDAISTARKMTVFEEPGDRVMVLMTAGNLAISQSVRQILIEDHDEKRSLWTARDMFEAASIVGEAVRQVHRRDAHALRDAGIEFNVSLIFGGQVRGERVRLFNIYAAGNFVEATPENCYFQIGEAKYGKPIVDRVVHPSLPLAEGAKCALISMDSTLKSNISVGLPLDLLVYEADSLQVTRFVNIDERNAYFRMIRDTWGQRLRQVFGEIHNPEWDPAGPAEFSLARSGEADRWAQPVRAKRIHPRKPD from the coding sequence ATGACGTATTGTGTAGCCATGCGGCTGGATGCCGGCCTGGTATTCCTGTCCGATTCCCGCACCAATGCCGGAGTAGACGCCATCTCGACCGCGCGCAAGATGACGGTGTTCGAGGAGCCCGGCGACCGGGTGATGGTGCTGATGACCGCGGGCAACCTGGCGATCAGCCAGTCGGTGCGGCAGATCCTGATCGAGGACCATGACGAGAAGCGCTCGCTGTGGACCGCGCGCGACATGTTCGAGGCCGCCTCGATCGTCGGCGAAGCGGTGCGCCAGGTGCACCGGCGCGATGCCCACGCGCTGCGCGACGCCGGCATCGAGTTCAATGTCAGCCTGATCTTCGGCGGGCAGGTGCGCGGCGAGCGCGTGCGGCTGTTCAATATCTATGCAGCCGGCAATTTCGTCGAGGCCACGCCCGAGAACTGCTATTTCCAGATCGGCGAGGCCAAGTACGGCAAGCCCATCGTCGACCGCGTCGTGCACCCGTCGCTGCCGCTGGCCGAAGGCGCCAAGTGCGCGCTGATCTCGATGGACTCGACGCTGAAGTCCAATATCTCGGTGGGCCTGCCGCTGGACCTGCTGGTCTATGAAGCCGATTCGCTGCAGGTGACGCGCTTTGTCAATATCGACGAGCGCAACGCCTATTTCCGCATGATCCGCGACACCTGGGGGCAGCGCCTGCGCCAGGTCTTCGGCGAGATCCATAACCCCGAGTGGGACCCGGCGGGGCCCGCGGAATTCTCGCTGGCGCGCTCCGGCGAGGCCGACCGCTGGGCCCAGCCGGTGCGGGCCAAGCGCATCCATCCGCGCAAGCCGGACTGA
- a CDS encoding alpha/beta fold hydrolase, with translation MREIIHFSHANGFPVTTYRKLFGELDSEFEFRAVDRYGHQPEFPVTRGWPHLVEELLGDIDRQYRQPVWLVGHSLGGFLSLMAALRRPERVRGVVMLDSPIIAGWRASLLKTAQMLGIDEKPGPAAVTRNRRTHWPDAEAVWQHFRAKPNFAVWDQDVLRDYAIHGTEPTGKDNERRLRFDREVEYWIYRTLPTGLGRKVARGAPVPVGFVAGTRSREVRQCGLGATRRLVGPNLRFIEGGHLYPMERPQETAQLVRELIGAMRQQGR, from the coding sequence ATGCGCGAGATCATCCATTTTTCCCACGCCAACGGCTTCCCGGTGACGACCTACCGCAAGCTGTTCGGCGAGCTCGATAGCGAGTTCGAGTTCCGCGCCGTGGACCGCTACGGCCACCAGCCGGAATTCCCGGTGACGCGTGGCTGGCCTCACCTGGTGGAAGAGCTGCTGGGCGACATCGATCGTCAGTACCGCCAGCCGGTGTGGCTGGTGGGCCATTCGCTGGGCGGCTTTTTGTCGCTGATGGCGGCGCTGCGCCGCCCGGAACGGGTGCGCGGCGTGGTCATGCTGGACTCGCCGATCATCGCCGGCTGGCGCGCTTCCTTGCTGAAGACCGCGCAGATGCTCGGCATCGATGAAAAACCCGGTCCGGCGGCGGTGACCAGGAACCGGCGCACGCACTGGCCCGATGCCGAGGCGGTCTGGCAACACTTCCGCGCCAAGCCCAACTTCGCGGTATGGGACCAGGACGTGCTGCGCGACTACGCCATCCACGGCACCGAGCCCACCGGCAAGGACAACGAGCGCCGGCTGCGCTTCGACCGCGAGGTCGAATACTGGATCTACCGCACGCTGCCGACCGGCCTCGGACGCAAGGTCGCGCGCGGGGCACCGGTGCCGGTGGGCTTTGTTGCCGGCACGCGCTCGCGCGAGGTGCGGCAGTGCGGACTGGGCGCGACACGCCGGCTGGTCGGGCCCAACCTGCGCTTTATCGAAGGCGGCCATCTGTACCCGATGGAGCGGCCGCAGGAGACCGCGCAACTGGTGCGCGAACTGATCGGCGCGATGCGCCAGCAGGGGCGCTGA
- a CDS encoding circularly permuted type 2 ATP-grasp protein — MAARYFDEMLDWRNDGAPALIHAGQALPDGAVRPHYRHFAEWLARQTEGTMANKRAEADLVFRRVGITFAVYGDKDEANSGTERTIPFDVIPRIFPASEWALLEKGLRQRVAALNRFIHDIYHGQDIIRAGVIPPDQIYNNAQYRPEMLGVNVPHDVYAHVAGIDVVRAGEGEFYVLEDNLRVPSGVSYMLENRKMMMRLFPDLFARNRVAPVAHYPDLLLDMLRGVSPQAIADPTVVVLTPGMYNSAYFEHAFLAQQMGVELVEGSDLFVEDNHLFMRTTQGPQRIDVIYRRVDDDFLDPLAFRPDSALGAAGLLSVYRAGNVTICNAIGTGVADDKSIYPYVPDMIRFYLGEEAVLSNVPTYMCRRADDLQYVLDHMGELVVKETHGAGGYGMLVGPAATRAEIDAFREVVRSRPGQYIAQPTLALSTCPTYVEAGIAPRHIDLRPFVLSGKEVRMVPGGLTRVALREGSLVVNSSQGGGTKDTWVLER, encoded by the coding sequence ATGGCGGCGCGGTACTTCGACGAGATGCTGGACTGGCGCAATGACGGCGCGCCGGCGCTGATCCACGCGGGACAGGCCTTGCCTGACGGCGCCGTGCGCCCGCACTACCGGCATTTCGCCGAATGGCTGGCGCGCCAGACCGAAGGCACGATGGCCAACAAGCGCGCCGAGGCCGACCTGGTGTTCCGGCGCGTGGGTATCACCTTTGCCGTCTACGGCGACAAGGACGAGGCCAACAGCGGCACCGAGCGCACCATCCCGTTCGACGTGATCCCGCGCATTTTCCCGGCGAGCGAATGGGCGCTGCTTGAAAAAGGCCTGCGCCAGCGCGTGGCCGCGCTGAACCGCTTCATCCATGACATCTACCACGGCCAGGACATCATCCGCGCCGGCGTGATCCCGCCCGACCAGATCTACAACAACGCCCAGTACCGGCCCGAGATGCTCGGCGTCAACGTGCCGCACGACGTCTATGCGCATGTTGCCGGCATCGACGTGGTGCGCGCCGGCGAGGGCGAGTTCTACGTGCTGGAAGACAACCTGCGCGTGCCGTCGGGCGTGTCGTACATGCTCGAGAACCGCAAGATGATGATGCGCTTGTTCCCGGACCTGTTCGCGCGCAACCGCGTCGCACCGGTGGCGCACTATCCCGACCTGCTGCTCGACATGCTGCGCGGGGTCTCGCCGCAGGCGATCGCCGATCCCACCGTGGTGGTGCTGACGCCCGGCATGTACAACTCGGCGTACTTCGAGCATGCCTTCCTGGCGCAGCAGATGGGGGTGGAGCTGGTCGAAGGCAGCGATCTCTTCGTCGAGGACAACCACCTGTTCATGCGCACCACGCAGGGCCCGCAACGCATCGACGTGATCTACCGCCGCGTCGACGACGATTTCCTCGATCCGCTCGCGTTCCGTCCCGATTCCGCGCTGGGCGCCGCCGGGCTGCTGTCGGTCTACCGCGCCGGCAACGTGACCATCTGCAATGCGATCGGCACCGGCGTCGCCGACGACAAGTCGATCTACCCGTATGTGCCGGACATGATCCGCTTCTACCTCGGCGAAGAGGCCGTCCTCAGCAATGTGCCGACCTACATGTGCCGGCGCGCCGATGACCTGCAGTACGTGCTGGACCATATGGGCGAACTGGTGGTCAAGGAAACCCACGGCGCCGGCGGCTACGGCATGCTGGTCGGCCCGGCCGCGACGCGCGCCGAGATCGATGCCTTCCGCGAGGTGGTCAGGTCCCGGCCCGGGCAGTACATCGCGCAGCCCACGCTGGCGCTGTCGACCTGCCCGACCTACGTCGAGGCCGGCATCGCGCCGCGCCATATCGACCTGCGCCCGTTCGTGCTGTCGGGCAAGGAGGTGCGCATGGTGCCGGGCGGGCTGACCCGCGTGGCGCTGCGCGAGGGTTCGCTGGTGGTGAATTCCTCGCAGGGGGGCGGCACCAAGGACACGTGGGTGCTGGAACGATGA
- a CDS encoding CTP synthase, with the protein MTKFVFVTGGVVSSLGKGIAAASLAAILESRGLKVTLLKLDPYINVDPGTMSPFQHGEVFVTEDGAETDLDLGHYERFVSAKMRKSNNFTTGQIYESVIRKERRGEYLGKTVQVIPHITNEIQAFVEKGAAASHDGKADVALVEIGGTVGDIESLPFLEAARQMSLRMGRNHCAFVHLTLVPFIASAGELKTKPTQHSVQKLREIGISPTALLCRADRPIPDDERAKISLFANIPQDAVISVWDADSIYKIPQMLNEQGLDRLICEELRLDPKPADLSMWQKLVNAQENPEHEITIGMVGKYVDLTESYKSLIEALRHAGMHTATRVNIEYIDSEELESGHLEVLAPLDAILVPGGFGKRGTEGKIRAIQYARENKIPYLGICLGMQLAVIEFARHLAGMADANSTEFNLETEHPVVALITEWVDREGKVEQRSADSDLGGTMRLGAQRVPVKAGTKAAAIYGAEVNERHRHRYEVNNHYVSTLEKAGMVISARTPTENLPEMMELPESMHPWFVGVQFHPEFTSTPRDGHPLFKAYVEAALASQQRKGA; encoded by the coding sequence ATGACCAAATTCGTCTTCGTCACCGGTGGCGTCGTCTCTTCTCTCGGCAAGGGCATCGCTGCTGCCTCGCTCGCGGCCATTCTTGAGTCGCGCGGCCTCAAAGTCACCCTCCTCAAGCTCGATCCCTACATCAACGTCGATCCCGGCACGATGAGCCCCTTCCAGCATGGCGAGGTGTTTGTCACGGAAGACGGTGCGGAAACCGACCTCGATCTCGGCCACTACGAGCGTTTCGTCTCGGCCAAGATGCGCAAGTCGAACAACTTCACCACCGGCCAGATCTACGAATCGGTGATCCGCAAGGAGCGCCGCGGCGAATACCTGGGCAAGACCGTGCAGGTGATCCCGCATATCACCAACGAGATCCAGGCGTTTGTCGAAAAGGGCGCGGCCGCGTCGCACGACGGCAAGGCCGACGTCGCGCTGGTCGAGATCGGCGGCACCGTGGGTGACATCGAGTCGCTGCCGTTCCTCGAAGCCGCGCGCCAGATGAGCCTGCGCATGGGCCGCAACCACTGCGCCTTCGTGCACCTGACGCTGGTGCCGTTCATTGCCAGCGCCGGCGAGCTGAAGACCAAGCCGACCCAGCACTCGGTGCAGAAGCTGCGTGAAATCGGCATCTCGCCCACCGCGCTGCTGTGCCGCGCCGACCGCCCGATCCCGGACGACGAGCGCGCCAAGATTTCGCTGTTCGCCAATATCCCGCAAGACGCCGTCATCTCGGTGTGGGACGCGGACAGCATCTACAAGATTCCGCAGATGCTCAACGAGCAGGGCCTGGACCGCCTGATCTGCGAGGAACTGCGCCTGGATCCCAAGCCGGCCGACCTGTCGATGTGGCAGAAGCTGGTCAACGCCCAGGAAAATCCCGAGCACGAGATCACCATCGGCATGGTCGGCAAGTACGTCGACCTGACCGAGTCGTACAAGTCGCTGATCGAGGCGCTGCGCCACGCCGGCATGCACACCGCCACGCGCGTCAATATCGAGTACATCGATTCCGAGGAACTGGAATCGGGCCACCTCGAAGTGCTGGCGCCGCTCGACGCGATCCTGGTGCCGGGCGGCTTCGGCAAGCGCGGCACCGAAGGCAAGATCCGCGCGATCCAGTACGCGCGCGAGAACAAGATCCCTTACCTGGGCATCTGCCTGGGCATGCAGCTGGCGGTGATCGAGTTTGCCCGCCACCTGGCCGGCATGGCCGACGCCAACTCGACCGAATTCAACCTGGAAACCGAGCACCCGGTGGTCGCGCTGATCACCGAGTGGGTCGACCGCGAAGGCAAGGTCGAGCAGCGCTCGGCCGATTCCGACCTGGGCGGCACCATGCGCCTGGGCGCGCAGCGCGTGCCGGTCAAGGCAGGCACCAAGGCCGCGGCGATCTACGGCGCCGAGGTCAACGAGCGCCATCGTCATCGCTACGAGGTCAACAACCACTACGTGTCGACGCTGGAAAAGGCCGGCATGGTGATCTCGGCGCGCACCCCGACCGAGAACCTGCCCGAAATGATGGAGCTGCCCGAGTCGATGCACCCTTGGTTCGTCGGCGTGCAGTTCCACCCGGAATTCACCTCGACGCCGCGCGACGGCCATCCGCTGTTCAAGGCCTACGTCGAAGCCGCGCTGGCCAGCCAGCAGCGCAAGGGCGCCTGA